A genomic region of Salvelinus namaycush isolate Seneca chromosome 7, SaNama_1.0, whole genome shotgun sequence contains the following coding sequences:
- the LOC120050469 gene encoding four and a half LIM domains protein 2-like translates to MAERYDCHYCKESLFGRKYVLREENPYCVKCYENLYSNSCEECKKSIGCSSRDLSYKDRHWHDDCFHCFKCSRSLVDKPFSTKDDQLLCTECYSNEYSSKCHECKKTIMPGSKKMEHKGNSWHETCFTCQHCQQPIGTKNFIHKDNSNYCVPCYEKQFAMQCIQCKKPITTGGVTYRDQPWHKDCFLCTGCKQQLSGQRFTSRDDLAYCLNCFCNLYAKKCATCTTPISGLGGSKYISFEERQWHNKCFNCKKCSISLVGRGFLTARDEIMCPECGKNV, encoded by the exons ATGGCGGAACGCTACGACTGCCATTACTGCAAGGAGTCCCTGTTTGGGAGGAAGTATGTGCTCAGGGAAGAGAACCCCTACTGTGTGAAGTGCTACGAGAACCTGTACTCTAACTCCTGTGAAGAGTGCAAGAAGTCCATTGGCTGCAGCAGCAGG GACCTGTCCTACAAGGACCGCCACTGGCATGACGACTGCTTCCACTGCTTCAAGTGTAGCCGATCCCTGGTGGACAAGCCCTTCTCCACCAAGGACGACCAGCTGCTCTGCACCGAGTGCTACTCCAACGAGTACTCCTCCAAGTGCCATGAGTGCAAGAAGACCATCATGCCAG GCTCCAAGAAGATGGAGCATAAAGGCAACAGCTGGCATGAGACCTGCTTCACTTGCCAGCACTGCCAGCAGCCAATCGGCACCAAGAACTTCATCCATAAGGACAACAGTAACTACTGCGTGCCCTGTTACGAGAAGCAGTTTGCCATGCAGTGTATCCAATGCAAGaag CCAATCACCACAGGCGGGGTGACCTATCGCGATCAGCCGTGGCATAAGGACTGCTTCCTGTGCACGGGTTGTAAGCAGCAGCTGTCTGGCCAGCGGTTCACCTCTCGGGACGACTTGGCCTACTGCCTGAACTGCTTCTGCAACCTGTATGCCAAGAAGTGTGCCACCTGCACCACCCCTATCAGTG GTCTGGGTGGCAGCAAGTACATCTCGTTTGAAGAGCGCCAGTGGCACAACAAGTGCTTCAACTGCAAGAAGTGCTCCATCTCCCTGGTGGGAAGGGGCTTTCTGACGGCCCGCGATGAGATCATGTGTCCCGAGTGTGGAAAAAACGTCTAA
- the LOC120050471 gene encoding DPH3 homolog — translation MSVFHDEVEIEDFEYDEDEETYYFPCPCGDRFAITKEDLENGEEVATCPSCSLIVKVIYDKEEFMSGEIIEAPTTESRLQLTQSS, via the exons ATGTCGGTCTTTCACGACGAAGTTGAGATCGAGGACTTTGAATATGACGAGGATGAAGAGACATACTATTTTCCCTGCCCATGTGGCGACAGATTTGCCATAACCAAA GAGGATTTGGAAAATGGTGAAGAGGTAGCGACGTGTCCGAGCTGCTCGCTCATTGTTAAAGTAATCTACGACAAG GAGGAATTTATGTCTGGGGAGATAATCGAAGCACCAACTACAGAGAGCAGATTGCAACTGACTCAGTCCTCCTGA